The window GGGACGCTTCCCATGCGTCCCGGCGGTATGGTGTCGCCCGATGGGCGGTATCGAGGAGGGCACGGCTGACCACGAGGCGCGGAAATTCCACGCGCGGCAGCCAAGGTGAAGAAAAGGCAACAGGCGCATTGCGCCGGGCAGTGTGGGGGTACTTATCCTCAAGGATAGGCAAAAGCCCATCCGAATGCGGAGTGTTGTTACCCTTATAGCACAGCTAAAAGAAAAAATCCAGTTGCGCGTAAAGATTTTCCGTCAAACAGCAATGGAACACGGTGGGAAACAACTTGGCAGACTTCTGTTAAAGAGTCTCCCAAATGACTGGGCTAAAGGGAGGGCAAGCTCGAATTTCCGAAAAAAATCATCCAGAAGCCAAGCCGCAAGTCTTCCAGGAAGGGTGCGCGCGAGAAGGAAGCACCTTCGAGCTGAACCACCAGTCCGCACCTGCCCGTAGGGTGGCTGGCATGCTCGCGTGGTGAATCCACGGGCGTGCCAGCCATTGTTCTTTCTGCCCTAGATCAGAATCGAGTGACTGACCTGCCGGGCGCGGACACGGCGCATGAGCTGAGCATACGTCAGCAGCATGGTCTGCCCCGTGCGGCGGTTATGGAACGCGAAGCGATAGCGCTTCCCAAGGGCCTTGGCCGCCTTCATCTCGTTGTCGCTCATGCTGAAGTAGAAGCCCTGGAAGTCCATGCCGATACCCTCCCGTCCCGTCGTCTTGACCTCGATGAAAATGATGTTCGTGCGGTGGGTCTTGATGGCCGCCTTGTCGTTGTAATCGATGACCAGCCCCCTGGGCAGAAGAAGGCCGTCGAACGCCCGCTTCCCGACCTTTCCCTTTCCCGCGATCGCGAGCAGGTTCTCCAGACCCTGGCCCTTGGGCTTCGGGATGCAGCCCAGCGCCTCGAGCGCCGTGACTTCCGCGGCCCTGCGCGAGCCGGGCGCCTGAGTCCTGATTGCACGATGTGCGCAGATCTGATCAACAAGCGACTTCAGGTTGCGGGATCCCATTGTCCCCCCTTACGTTGACAGGTCGGTTTGGGAATGACCTTCCGCCGTGCTCATGCCGCGACAACAGCCGGACTCTGGGCCGGGTGGATTGTCCGAAAAAGCCACTGTCCGTCGCTCGGGCCCGCCAGGTTGAGCGGCTCTCCTTCCAGATCCGTTTCCAGACGAACAATCTTCCCGGGCAGGTCGCCGAAGTCCGTGACGCCCGCATAATCCAGCAGCCTGGGCATCACGGAAATCGGCATTTCCAGCTGCGAGATCTGCCGCGAAAAAACGTCGTGCAGCAGCTCCATGGCCACGACCAACCGTGCCTGGCCTTCGGCCATCATCACCCTCGCGGTCTTGATCCGGGCAAATGTTGTGACGGGCATCGCTTCTGCTCCTTGTTTGATTACAAAATACACAGATAAGTTGTGTATTGTCAACAAGGAAAAAGAACCCAAAGATAAGCTGAAATTTTAAAGGATTATTCGTCTGACCAGCCGAGGGCGGACGCGCGAGCCCGCACGAAGCTCGCGTAGAGCTGGGAGATGGGGAGTCGCTGGGACTTGGGTACCCGGTCCCGGGCGCGATGCCGGACCGCGGCATTCTTCTGATAGTAGGAGTCTAGTTCCTCGATGACGACCATGTCTTCCGCGGCCAAAGGGATGCAGATGAACTTCCCCTTGTCCTGCCCCCTCTTGGGATGACGCTCGATGTCGAGCATGGCTTCCGGCCTATCTCTTAGCTGCTCAAGCATCTCGCGGAACAGGACCGAATTTGAAAAACGCAGACCGCCCTTGGGAACCTGCTGTTTCAGGAAGTCCAGGGCGTTTTGTGAGGGGCTATCCAGGTAGAGCGTCTTGCTGGGACGCTTTTTTCCTGGGTCCTTTCGCGCTGAATCCATGGTTTAAATAATATCATGGAGAATGAAGGTGGCCAATATGTAATCTCTCTGAGGCTGGAAATACCCTTTTATAACAAGCCTAGATAAGTGACCAAAACTGTGCACAATCACAGCCATATGTGCGTGGCATTACCCTCTAAGGGGAAGGCCATGCGAAATATATATCGGTAGATTTATTTTTGTTTCCGAGAGCCAAAGGTATTCAACAAGTCGGAGGATTTCTTGTAGTGACCACTTATGATGAAGAAGAACACCCACAAGGTTATTTCGTCGTAGTCAATGGTCAAAATTCCATTAAAAGCTCTCTGTCAACTTACGATGAAACCAATTGTGTTCTCTTGTTACTTTTTATGCGACTATCCTTCTGATATAGGAGAAACAATAAATGAAAATTGCAACTTGGAATCTTAATCATCGGGCCGGGGTAGGCCCTCTCAAGCGTGCCAAACCAATTGTCGCGGCAATTTCCGCTCTAGACGCGGATGTTGTCGTGCTGACCGAATACGTTCGCCAGCCTAGAAGGGAGGACATCCTTCCTTTGATGAGCGAAATGGGTTGGCACCACTTATCGACATTGCACACGAAAGGCGAGAACAGCGTACTAATTGTTTCCAAGTCGATCCTGCGCAAGGGGAGAATTGTGGCTCCCCAAGTCCATGCGTCCGCCCCTCCAAATGCCCTGCACGTCCATATCCCTTCCCTTGGGCTCGAGATCTTGGGGCTACGGGTTCCAGACTACAGCAAGTCCATATACCGGGGCATCCGTGCAACTTATTGGGATTGGCTCATGACCGTGGCCCGGGACACAGTGTCGCGGCCGTTTTTGATAATAGGGGACTTGAACACCGACCCCTCTTATTCGCCGAGCAAGTATGGCGACCGCCTTCATGGCATGGTTCGACTTGGATGGCAGCACGCACTACCGGGTGCAGGTTGGAGCTACAAAGGAAATGCCACGAAACCTGGTGGCGAGAAACGTCTGGACCACGCCTTCGTGACCGGACATTTCGAAATCAGGAACTCCAGTTACGTTTCTATTTCGGGTGAGCATGTTTTTGCAGGGGACAAGGCCCGGCAGTTATCCGATCATGCTCCCCTCGTCGTGGACCTAGAGCCTGTCGACATTAATCTGGATTTGGGCTATCCTTCTTTTCAGGAGGGTAGCAATGACGCGAAGACACGCTCTTAGGGATGACCAGTGGGACAAAATCAAGGATGCACTTCCGGGAAAAGAGGGAGATAGAGGACGGACGGCGGCTGACAATCGACTTTTTATTGATGCTGTCATGTGGATTGCGAAGACGGGGGCTCCGTGGCGAGATTTGCCCGAATATTACGGAAAATGGGCAACTGTGCACAAAAGGTTCATCCGTTGGTCAAAGAATGGTGTATGGCAGATGATATTCAACACTCTTGCCGTTGATGCCGAAACAGAATGGCTTATGCTCGATAGCACTATTGTTCGGGCACATCAAAATGCATCTGGTGGAGAGGGGGCTCTCTGAGCAGGAAATCGGAAAGTCAAGAGGCGGGTATTCAACGAAAGTCCATGCTACAACAGATTCATTGGGATGTCCAACCCTGTTTATTCTCTCTCCTAGAAATGCTTCTGACCATTTATCCGCGTTGCTGCTGCTTGATGGACAAGAAGCAGACTGTGTGATCGCCGACAGAGGGTATGACTCAAACGAGATTGCTGCTGAAGTTAAGAAAATGGGCGCAGAGCCGGTCATCCAGCCTCGTTCGCATCGCAACGCACCCAGAGAATACGATAGATATCTTTACAGAGAAAGAAATCTGATCGAGCGTATGTTTTGTAGATTGAAGCAGTTCAGACGGATCGCAAGTCGTTACGACAAGCTCTCTTCGTCGTACCTCTCATTTCTCCACATTGCTTCGATCTCAATTTGGCTTGCTTAAATGTCGACGGGACCTAGTGGACTCGGTTTTTTCAGGTCAAGGAAGTCGCCGCTAGGTCGGTCGTTCGGTGAGGGTTCTCCTCCTGTCGCCTCGGCCTATCCTTCATGATATCTAAGGAATAGGAGGAGCGCTATGCCCGACCAGCCCGCCTTCCTTACGCCATTCACTGCGAAAACCGCCACGAAACCCGCATAGGGATTGTCTATTGAATCAAGCTTTGCAGCGAACGTCGGTCCCTTTCGAGCCTGGACGGGGGGCCGCTGGACGAAGTATATGCTGGAGCGGACTCGCCAGGTCAGGGAATACTCTCTGCCTTGCGTCCACTCGGGGGGCAAAGATACATTCTTTTGTGGCCGTCAACCTGTCCAACGGATGAGAACCACCTTTGCTAGGGTGGAAGACCTCTGGTCACCCGTCACCAGATAGGCAGGCGCCTCGGTGTCAGCAGTGATATCGGTTACCATTGGGTGACAAATCTGCGATGCCCATCCATCCATGGCTGCCCTTGGAAATTTGAAAAAATCCACGTGACGATTGGGTGAAGACTAGCGGCGCGGGTAATCGCAATAAGAAGGGTTCGGGGAATGATTACGGACTACCATGCACGCTATTACGCGCATGAATTGAGCCGGGTCGGCGGCTCCGGCGTCGACCGCCTTGGCCGTGCGTTGTTTGATGCATGCGTAGACCTGAATCCTCACCAGATTGAAGCAGCTCTTTTCGCATTACGCTCACCCCTTTCAAAGGGTGTGCTGCTCGCTGACGAGGTCGGCCTTGGCAAGACCATCGAGGCAGGTCTTGTACTATGTCAATACTGGGCAGAACGCAGACGGAACATTCTGGTCATCAGTCCTGCTTCGCTCCGGAAGCAGTGGGCGCTGGAGCTCTCCGAAAAATTCAATCTGCCATCCATCGTTCTGGATGCAAAAACTTATAAGGATCAGCAAAAGCTGGGGGTTCCAACCCCGTTTAGGGACAAGCAAATCATCATTTGCTCCATGCACTTTGCCGCCAGCCGGGCAGAAGAGCTCAAAGAGATTGCCTGGGATCTTGTGGTTATTGATGAAGCCCACAAGCTCCGTAATGCCTATCGGGAAAGCAACCGACTGGGCCAGCGTATCCGCTGGGCAACGGAAGATCGCAAAAAGCTGCTCCTGACGGCAACGCCGCTGCAAAACTCCCTGCTCGAACTCTATGGCCTTTCGACCCTGATCGATGACCGGCTGTTTGGTGACTTGGCATCTTTCAGAACGCAATATATCAACTATGGCGGTGATATTTCCGGCCTGCGGGAACGCCTGGGCACATTCTGCTGGCGTTCGCTCCGCAGCCAGGTCATCGAATTCGTGCGCTACACCGAGCGCAAACTCATTACCCGGCCGTTCAAGCCCACGGAGCAGGAGCACAAACTGTATGAGGCAGTTTCCAGCTATCTCATGCGTGACGAAACCTATGCGCTCCCATCCGGGCAGAAACATTTGCTGATACTGCTTGTCCGAAAAGTTCTGGCCTCCTCGCCCCACGCCGTTGCCGGAACCCTTGAAATCATGCGTGACCGCCTGCTGAAACTGATGGACGAAGCCAAGCAGAATGCGAGCGCTATGGATCTATTGATTTCCGGTGAAGAAATTGATGACGACCTTCTCGATGAGATTCTTGAAGACCAGGAGGATGCATCTCTAGACGATGAAACCCCGATGCCAGAGAAAGCGCTTGAGCCGCAGGTCAAGAAGGTCGATCTGGAAAAGCTCAATGCCGAAATTGACGAGCTGACCGACTATATCCGCTGGGCCAGAAGCCTCGGCATCGACACAAAAACCAGGGCGCTTCTGACAGCCCTGGTCATCGGTTTCAACGCCATGGAGGAAATGGGCGCGGCCAAGAAGGTCGTCATCTTTACAGAATCCCGGCGAACCCAGAACTGGCTGAAAGATTTCCTCGAAGGGAACGGCTATGCCGATCAGGTGCTGACCTTCAATGGCACCAACAAGGATGATGCCTCCGGCCAGATTTATCAGGAGTGGCTTGCCGTTAACAAAGTATCAGGTCGGGCAACCGGCTCTCGTCAGGTGGACCTCAGAGCGGCAATCATTGATCGTTTCCGTGACCGGGCAAGCGTGTTGATTGCGACAGAGGCCGGTGCCGAAGGCCTTAACCTTCAGTTCTGTTCGGCCATCGTCAACTTTGATCTGCCCTGGAACCCTCAACGCATCGAACAGCGGATCGGTCGATGCCACCGTTACGGCCAGAAACACGACGTGGTCGTTATCAACTTCCTCAACGAGCGCAACGAGGCCGACCGGCGCGTCCATGAGCTGCTGGAACAGAAATTCAATCTATTTACCGGCGTCTTCGGTGCCAGTGATGATGTTCTCGGCTCCATCGAAGCCGGTGTGGATTTTGAACGCCGCATCCTGGAAATCTACCAAGGGTGTCGGAGCGAAGAAGAAATTCAGTCCGCGTTCGAGAAGCTGCAGAAGGAACTGGACGAACAGATCCAGACCAAGATGCGCGACACCCGCAAGATGTTGTTGGAGCATTTCGACGAGGACGTACACGACCGCCTGAAAGTGAATCTGGCTGGAACTCAGGAGCGGCTCGACCGTATTGGCCGCTTATTCTGGGCCGTCACCCGGCACACATTGCAAAATCATGCCGAGTTTGACGACCAGAGCTTTTCCTTCACTCTTCAAAACAGCCCGGTCGCGCATGTTTCACACGGTCGTTATCACCTGATTTCCAAAACTCAGGAGAACGTGCCCGGCGAATACCTGTATCGCCTGAGCCACCCACTAGGGGAACACGTCATCCATGAGGCTTCAAAGCGTCCTTGTCCGCCCGCTGAAGTTGTTTTTGATATTTCCGGGAACGTAACCCGCATCGCCGTGGTGGAGCGCCTCAAGGGGCGGTCCGGCTGGCTGAGCCTCCAGCAACTACACATCGATTCGTTTGATTCCGAGGAGTATCTGCTTTTCTCGGGAATGGATGATGCGGGCAACAACATCGACCAGGAAACCTGCGAAAAAATGTTTAATTGCAGCGGTCTGGTCCGCGCCATTGCCGCGGTTCCGGATTCCGCCAAAGAACGCCTCATGCGGGACCAAGAGCGCCATGCCAGGGCGACCCTAGCTAAAAGCCTGGAAGAGAACAGCCGCCACTTTTTCAAAGCCCGCGACCAACTCGACAAATGGGCCGAGGACATGGAAATGGCGGCTCAAAAAGAATTGGACGATACCAAACGCCAGATCCGCGACCTGCAACGGCGCAGCCGCCAGGCTCCCACCATTGAGGAGCAGCACGGCCTACAGGAAAAAATCGCCAAGCTCGAGCGCAAGAAACGCACCTTACGTGAGCGGATCTTCGACATCGAGGACGAGATTGCTGAAAAGCGCGACCACCTCGTGGAATCGCTCGAAAAACGTATGCAACAGAAAACAACTGTCACGCCGGTGTTCACCATCCGGTGGAGCGTGATCTAAGGAATCAGGAGATAACCATGCCATCTGCCGAACAACTTCGCAGCCGCCTTTTGAAGAAGCTTTCCGAGCTGTTCCAGCTCGACCAGCCGGACCTCGATTTCGGCTTTTACCGCATCATGCACGCCAAGGCGCAGGAAGTTCAGGACTTCATCGGCACCGATCTGCTGAAAATCGTGGCGGATGCCTTCGGTGGTGTGGACGAGGCCCGAAAGGCCGAGCTGCAGGCCGCCTATGAGAAGGCCATTCAGACCGCCAAGGATTTCGGCGCTCCCAATCCGGAGGAGACCGAGCCGGTCAAAAAGGCCAAAGCCGCGCTGGATGCAGTCAAGGATACGGCCAGCGCCGAGGCCGATGTGTATGACCACCTGTATCGCTTCTTTGAGCGCTACTACGATGACGGCGACTTCATCTCCCGCCGCTATTACACCCGGGAAACACCCGGCAAGGCCGCGCCTTTTGCCGT of the Desulfovibrio sp. X2 genome contains:
- a CDS encoding endonuclease/exonuclease/phosphatase family protein, translating into MKIATWNLNHRAGVGPLKRAKPIVAAISALDADVVVLTEYVRQPRREDILPLMSEMGWHHLSTLHTKGENSVLIVSKSILRKGRIVAPQVHASAPPNALHVHIPSLGLEILGLRVPDYSKSIYRGIRATYWDWLMTVARDTVSRPFLIIGDLNTDPSYSPSKYGDRLHGMVRLGWQHALPGAGWSYKGNATKPGGEKRLDHAFVTGHFEIRNSSYVSISGEHVFAGDKARQLSDHAPLVVDLEPVDINLDLGYPSFQEGSNDAKTRS
- a CDS encoding IS5 family transposase (programmed frameshift); its protein translation is MTRRHALRDDQWDKIKDALPGKEGDRGRTAADNRLFIDAVMWIAKTGAPWRDLPEYYGKWATVHKRFIRWSKNGVWQMIFNTLAVDAETEWLMLDSTIVRAHQNASGGEGALSEQEIGKSRGGYSTKVHATTDSLGCPTLFILSPRNASDHLSALLLLDGQEADCVIADRGYDSNEIAAEVKKMGAEPVIQPRSHRNAPREYDRYLYRERNLIERMFCRLKQFRRIASRYDKLSSSYLSFLHIASISIWLA
- a CDS encoding SNF2-related protein, translating into MITDYHARYYAHELSRVGGSGVDRLGRALFDACVDLNPHQIEAALFALRSPLSKGVLLADEVGLGKTIEAGLVLCQYWAERRRNILVISPASLRKQWALELSEKFNLPSIVLDAKTYKDQQKLGVPTPFRDKQIIICSMHFAASRAEELKEIAWDLVVIDEAHKLRNAYRESNRLGQRIRWATEDRKKLLLTATPLQNSLLELYGLSTLIDDRLFGDLASFRTQYINYGGDISGLRERLGTFCWRSLRSQVIEFVRYTERKLITRPFKPTEQEHKLYEAVSSYLMRDETYALPSGQKHLLILLVRKVLASSPHAVAGTLEIMRDRLLKLMDEAKQNASAMDLLISGEEIDDDLLDEILEDQEDASLDDETPMPEKALEPQVKKVDLEKLNAEIDELTDYIRWARSLGIDTKTRALLTALVIGFNAMEEMGAAKKVVIFTESRRTQNWLKDFLEGNGYADQVLTFNGTNKDDASGQIYQEWLAVNKVSGRATGSRQVDLRAAIIDRFRDRASVLIATEAGAEGLNLQFCSAIVNFDLPWNPQRIEQRIGRCHRYGQKHDVVVINFLNERNEADRRVHELLEQKFNLFTGVFGASDDVLGSIEAGVDFERRILEIYQGCRSEEEIQSAFEKLQKELDEQIQTKMRDTRKMLLEHFDEDVHDRLKVNLAGTQERLDRIGRLFWAVTRHTLQNHAEFDDQSFSFTLQNSPVAHVSHGRYHLISKTQENVPGEYLYRLSHPLGEHVIHEASKRPCPPAEVVFDISGNVTRIAVVERLKGRSGWLSLQQLHIDSFDSEEYLLFSGMDDAGNNIDQETCEKMFNCSGLVRAIAAVPDSAKERLMRDQERHARATLAKSLEENSRHFFKARDQLDKWAEDMEMAAQKELDDTKRQIRDLQRRSRQAPTIEEQHGLQEKIAKLERKKRTLRERIFDIEDEIAEKRDHLVESLEKRMQQKTTVTPVFTIRWSVI